TAAATCCCCTAACAGATACGAAGCGGTGCTTCAGCCCTGCCTGGCTGAAATCGTGGGGACCATGTTCTTTGTCTTCATCGGCTGCGTGTCGGTCATCGAGGACGTGCCTGCAGCTGGACGTCTGCAGCCTGCCCTGGTGCACGGGTTGGCTGTGGCGGTGATGGTGGCGGTCATGGATAAAATCAGGTACTGACCACACTCGCAGCGGGTTTAGAAGCGACCTTTGTTGCATTTTGAATTGAATATGTCTCCTCGTCTTTACAAATCTGACTTCAAACTTTTCTGCTCGTGTCCTTCCCTCTAGTGGATCCCATTTCAACCCTCCCTTCACCATTGGCATCTACCTGTGTGGAGGCATAGAGCTGACCATGGTAGGGTTTTACCTTGTCAGCCAGCTGATTGGAGGGGTGTTGGGAGCCGGAATGGCCAAGGTAAGCTGACATCAGAACATtcatgaatgtattttattttttagaaatgaatcacaaaacacaaatgttcacCTCTGTGTCACAGATGATGACCCCTGTGGAAAGATACAACAATGCCACGGGAGCAGCGTTTGACATCCTCAAGTCAGAGAGCCAGCTGGCCAAGGCCATCTTCGGGGAGGTGGCCATGACCTGCATGGTGACAatggtggtgctgctggtggCGGTCAACGGCAAAACGAAAACCCCGATGGCCCCGTTCCTGGTGGGCTGCACCGTCACCATCAACATCCTGGCAGGGTGAGACAAAAGTGCACTGACCGCACGCCTGCGGCCTGTCGTTCGTTCGATCCTGTGATCAGCATTCGTGCGAATGAGACGACCGCTGACTTTTAGTTCATTCAAAATTATGGGATGAGAGTTTTGCAGAAAATAAGTACATCCGTTCAAAAGC
This window of the Mugil cephalus isolate CIBA_MC_2020 chromosome 16, CIBA_Mcephalus_1.1, whole genome shotgun sequence genome carries:
- the LOC125022608 gene encoding aquaporin-8-like; the encoded protein is MGVEKLEMEDTDCTLMEKGKKPPVSKSPNRYEAVLQPCLAEIVGTMFFVFIGCVSVIEDVPAAGRLQPALVHGLAVAVMVAVMDKISGSHFNPPFTIGIYLCGGIELTMVGFYLVSQLIGGVLGAGMAKMMTPVERYNNATGAAFDILKSESQLAKAIFGEVAMTCMVTMVVLLVAVNGKTKTPMAPFLVGCTVTINILAGGSVSGTCLNPARAFGPAVMTNYWTYHWVYWVGPIGGGVVAAVLVRLILGDNKLRIIMKS